The Lysobacter enzymogenes genome window below encodes:
- a CDS encoding trypsin-like serine peptidase → MNHAMSKLFVPALLASALCLSLSANAQTAPAPIKIADVRAADLQLGAQPGRVGRAGVDAGAKQVEIRTPDASFIKVHFEHFSLPAGVTLEVASPDGSEVYRYSADRRDGHTVAADLGEDGKTRFSAMSISGPVAVLRLVGTAREPWRKDHGVKVTRYLEGYPDDMLPELQNAGLLSTDVGGKSICGTDNKQAAACYSTSDTQAFNGSKPVARAVMSGGSLCTAWRVSSQNRMFTNNHCINSAAGVAGAEFWFNYQRSTCTGAQATVTKVAGDQMLKTDATLDYTLFTVKNFANISSFGSLGLDPRAAVANEGIFIAGHPGGRMKELSVADTQNSGGKCRVDAPSVNGNATNSDVGYYCDTEGGSSGSPVIARSSGKVLALHHFGGCFNSGAKISLIWPQVSTYFGGVIP, encoded by the coding sequence ATGAACCACGCAATGTCCAAGCTGTTCGTACCCGCGCTGCTCGCCAGCGCGCTGTGCCTGTCGCTGTCGGCCAACGCGCAGACCGCGCCGGCGCCGATCAAGATCGCCGACGTGCGCGCCGCCGATCTGCAACTGGGTGCGCAGCCCGGCCGCGTCGGCCGCGCCGGCGTCGACGCCGGCGCCAAGCAGGTGGAAATCCGCACCCCGGACGCGTCCTTCATCAAGGTGCACTTCGAACACTTCTCGCTGCCGGCCGGCGTGACCCTCGAAGTCGCCAGCCCCGACGGCAGCGAGGTGTATCGCTACAGCGCCGATCGCCGCGACGGCCACACCGTCGCCGCCGATCTCGGCGAAGACGGCAAGACCCGGTTCTCGGCGATGTCGATCTCCGGACCGGTCGCGGTGCTGCGCCTGGTCGGCACGGCGCGCGAGCCGTGGCGCAAGGATCACGGGGTCAAGGTCACGCGTTATCTCGAAGGTTATCCGGACGACATGCTGCCGGAGCTGCAGAACGCAGGCCTGCTGAGCACCGACGTCGGCGGCAAGTCGATCTGCGGCACCGACAACAAGCAGGCCGCGGCCTGCTATTCGACCAGCGACACCCAGGCCTTCAACGGCTCCAAGCCGGTGGCGCGCGCGGTCATGAGCGGCGGCAGCCTGTGCACCGCATGGCGGGTGAGCTCGCAGAACCGCATGTTCACCAACAACCACTGCATCAACAGCGCCGCCGGCGTGGCCGGCGCCGAGTTCTGGTTCAACTACCAGCGCAGCACCTGCACCGGCGCGCAGGCGACGGTGACCAAGGTCGCGGGCGACCAGATGCTCAAGACCGACGCCACCCTGGACTACACCCTGTTCACGGTGAAGAACTTCGCCAACATCTCCAGCTTCGGTTCGCTCGGCCTGGATCCGCGCGCCGCGGTCGCCAACGAAGGCATCTTCATCGCCGGCCATCCGGGCGGGCGGATGAAGGAGCTCAGCGTCGCCGACACCCAGAACAGCGGCGGCAAGTGCCGCGTCGATGCGCCCAGCGTCAACGGCAACGCCACCAACAGCGACGTGGGCTATTACTGCGACACCGAAGGCGGCAGCTCGGGTTCGCCGGTGATCGCGCGCTCCAGCGGCAAGGTGCTGGCGCTGCACCACTTCGGCGGCTGCTTCAATTCCGGCGCGAAGATCTCGCTGATCTGGCCGCAGGTGTCGACGTATTTCGGCGGCGTGATTCCGTGA
- a CDS encoding PAS domain-containing hybrid sensor histidine kinase/response regulator translates to MIPGWILLLVSAGYVGLLFAVAYYGDQRERSPRARWLRTAVYSLALAVYCSSWTFYGAVGTAARTGLGFLPIYLGPLLMLAFGWRILERLVLISGEHRIVSIADFLSSRYGRAPGLAALVAAVALTAAVPYVALQFKAVAMSVQVLAGVPADAGLLADPAFYVAMMLAVFAILFGTRRVDATEHHHGMVLAVALESLVKLIAFVAIGVFALIHLPGLGNYGERMQQAARVVLQPGLPDGFVTQTLLAFTAIVCLPRQFHVAVVECQDPNDLRSARWLFGGYLALISLLVVPITLAGQAALGGTGVSPDTYVLALPLQMDRQALALMVYIGGFSAATGMVIVSSVALSTMVSNDLVMPLLLRSGVLHEGAPHQSPGIDRQVLWVRRVTIVLLALMAYGYHRASLGANGLAQHGLLAFAAVAQFAPALIGGLYWRGASRAGAFAGLFAGTVVWSYTLLLPALSRIGWIDQGWLATGPLDIAWLRPEQLFGLVGWEPLTHGTFWSLLFNVGAFLFVSARQRPRLQEQLLAAPFLDPYVRRPALGPGGWAGSVRGGELLALAERIVGERHARRAFEDYARQQGREWQPEQPADRALAQFTERLLAAAIGAASARLTLTSALRGSGMELGEVVALLDEANQELRFNRQVLSTTMENISQGVSVVDPQMRLVAWNRRYQELLDYPDGMLYVGRPVADLLRWNAERGEMGPGPLDEASIDELVRRRLAHLRAGAPHLFERVRPNGQVIEMVGRPLVGGGYVTSYSDVTDYKRVEQALREANENLEQRVEQRTQEAESAQQSKTRFLAAVSHDVLQPLNAARLFTAALRESDSPDEQRRLAERVDASLRAAEDLLDGLLDISRLDAGALRPEPSDFDAGELLRELAAQYAPSAAGRGLSLRVRAPLGAMPVRSDRRLLRRALQNFLANALRYTREGGVLMAARMRPGASAAEPGRVELQVWDTGPGIPEHHLEQIFDEFQRFDQPGSGGERGLGLGLSICQRIARTLDHPLRVRSHIGRGSVFSISVPWGQVPREAAPAEAAQAGLADSLAGLRVLCIDNDREILDGMRALLDRWGATALLAATVDDALALLGQTPDVALVDYHLHDRLDGLATIDALRARLGRELPAALLTGDGSDALKHAARDRGCRVLTKPIKPASLRAFLAAQRPAA, encoded by the coding sequence TTGATCCCCGGCTGGATCCTGCTGCTGGTCTCGGCCGGCTACGTCGGCCTGCTGTTCGCGGTCGCCTACTACGGCGATCAGCGCGAGCGCTCGCCGCGCGCGCGCTGGCTGCGCACCGCCGTGTATTCGCTGGCGCTGGCGGTGTACTGCTCGTCGTGGACGTTCTACGGCGCGGTCGGCACCGCCGCGCGCACCGGCCTGGGCTTCCTGCCGATCTACCTCGGCCCGCTGCTGATGCTGGCGTTCGGCTGGCGCATCCTCGAACGGCTGGTGCTGATCTCCGGCGAACACCGCATCGTCTCGATCGCCGACTTCCTGTCCTCGCGCTACGGCCGCGCGCCGGGCCTGGCCGCGCTGGTCGCCGCGGTCGCGCTGACCGCGGCGGTGCCCTACGTCGCGCTGCAATTCAAAGCGGTGGCGATGAGCGTGCAGGTGCTCGCCGGCGTGCCCGCCGACGCCGGCCTGCTCGCCGATCCGGCGTTCTACGTGGCGATGATGCTGGCGGTGTTCGCGATCCTGTTCGGCACCCGCCGCGTCGACGCGACCGAGCACCACCACGGCATGGTCCTGGCGGTGGCATTGGAATCGCTGGTCAAGCTGATCGCCTTCGTCGCCATCGGCGTGTTCGCCCTGATCCACCTGCCGGGCCTGGGCAATTACGGCGAACGCATGCAGCAGGCCGCGCGGGTGGTGCTGCAACCCGGCCTGCCCGACGGCTTCGTGACCCAGACCCTGCTCGCGTTCACCGCCATCGTCTGCCTGCCGCGCCAGTTCCACGTCGCCGTGGTCGAATGCCAGGACCCCAACGACCTGCGTTCGGCGCGCTGGCTGTTCGGCGGCTATCTGGCGCTGATCAGCCTGCTGGTGGTGCCGATCACCCTGGCCGGGCAGGCCGCGCTCGGCGGCACCGGCGTCTCGCCGGACACCTACGTGCTGGCGCTGCCGCTGCAGATGGACCGGCAGGCGCTGGCGCTGATGGTCTACATCGGCGGCTTCTCGGCCGCGACCGGCATGGTGATCGTGTCGTCGGTGGCGCTGTCGACGATGGTCAGCAACGACCTGGTCATGCCGCTGCTGCTGCGCAGCGGCGTGCTGCACGAAGGCGCGCCGCACCAGAGCCCGGGCATCGACCGGCAGGTGCTGTGGGTGCGCCGCGTCACCATCGTGCTGCTGGCGCTGATGGCCTACGGCTACCACCGCGCCTCGCTCGGCGCGAACGGGCTGGCCCAGCACGGCCTGCTCGCGTTCGCCGCGGTCGCGCAGTTCGCGCCTGCGCTGATCGGCGGCCTGTACTGGCGCGGCGCCAGCCGCGCCGGCGCGTTCGCCGGCCTGTTCGCCGGCACCGTGGTGTGGAGCTACACCCTGCTGCTGCCGGCGTTGAGCCGGATCGGCTGGATCGACCAGGGCTGGCTCGCCACCGGCCCGCTCGACATCGCGTGGCTGCGCCCGGAGCAGTTGTTCGGGCTGGTCGGCTGGGAGCCGCTGACCCACGGCACGTTCTGGTCGCTGCTGTTCAACGTCGGCGCGTTCCTGTTCGTGTCCGCGCGCCAGCGCCCGCGCCTGCAGGAACAGTTGCTGGCCGCGCCGTTTCTCGACCCGTACGTGCGCCGTCCCGCGCTCGGCCCCGGCGGCTGGGCCGGCAGCGTGCGCGGCGGCGAATTGCTGGCGCTGGCCGAGCGCATCGTCGGCGAGCGCCACGCGCGCCGCGCGTTCGAGGACTACGCGCGCCAGCAAGGCCGCGAGTGGCAGCCCGAACAACCCGCCGACCGCGCCCTGGCGCAGTTCACCGAACGCCTGCTGGCCGCGGCGATCGGCGCCGCCTCGGCGCGCCTGACCCTGACCAGCGCGCTGCGCGGTTCGGGCATGGAACTGGGCGAAGTGGTCGCACTGCTCGACGAGGCCAACCAGGAGCTGCGCTTCAACCGGCAGGTGCTGTCGACGACGATGGAAAACATCAGCCAGGGCGTCAGCGTGGTCGATCCGCAGATGCGGCTGGTGGCGTGGAACCGGCGCTATCAGGAACTGCTCGACTACCCCGACGGCATGCTCTACGTCGGCCGTCCGGTCGCCGACCTGCTGCGCTGGAACGCCGAGCGCGGCGAGATGGGGCCGGGCCCGCTCGACGAAGCCAGCATCGACGAGCTGGTGCGCCGGCGCCTCGCGCATCTGCGCGCGGGCGCGCCGCACCTGTTCGAACGCGTGCGCCCGAACGGCCAAGTGATCGAAATGGTCGGGCGGCCGTTGGTCGGCGGCGGCTACGTCACCAGCTACAGCGACGTCACCGACTACAAGCGGGTCGAACAGGCGCTGCGCGAGGCCAACGAGAACCTGGAGCAACGCGTCGAGCAGCGCACCCAGGAAGCCGAATCGGCGCAGCAGTCCAAGACCCGCTTCCTCGCCGCGGTCAGCCACGACGTACTGCAACCGCTCAACGCCGCGCGTCTGTTCACCGCGGCGCTGCGCGAGAGCGACAGCCCCGACGAACAACGGCGCCTGGCCGAACGCGTCGACGCCTCGTTGCGCGCGGCCGAGGACCTGCTCGACGGCCTGCTCGACATCTCGCGCCTGGACGCCGGCGCGCTGCGTCCGGAGCCCAGCGATTTCGACGCCGGCGAACTGCTGCGCGAACTGGCCGCGCAGTACGCGCCCAGCGCCGCCGGCCGCGGCCTGTCGCTGCGCGTGCGCGCGCCGCTCGGCGCGATGCCGGTGCGCAGCGACCGCCGCCTGCTGCGCCGCGCCTTGCAGAATTTCCTCGCCAACGCGCTGCGCTACACCCGCGAAGGCGGCGTGCTGATGGCCGCGCGCATGCGTCCGGGCGCATCGGCGGCCGAGCCGGGCCGGGTCGAGCTGCAAGTGTGGGACACCGGCCCGGGCATCCCCGAGCACCATCTGGAACAGATCTTCGACGAGTTCCAACGCTTCGACCAACCCGGCAGCGGCGGCGAACGCGGCCTCGGCCTGGGCCTGTCGATCTGCCAGCGCATCGCCCGCACCCTCGACCACCCGCTGCGGGTGCGCTCGCACATCGGCCGCGGCAGCGTGTTCTCGATCAGCGTGCCGTGGGGCCAGGTGCCGCGCGAAGCCGCGCCGGCCGAGGCCGCGCAGGCGGGGCTGGCCGATTCGCTGGCCGGCCTGCGCGTGCTGTGCATCGACAACGACCGCGAGATCCTCGACGGCATGCGCGCCCTGCTCGACCGCTGGGGCGCGACCGCCCTGCTCGCGGCGACCGTCGACGACGCGCTGGCGCTGCTCGGGCAAACGCCCGACGTGGCCCTGGTCGATTACCACCTGCACGACCGCCTCGACGGCCTGGCCACCATCGACGCGCTGCGCGCGCGGCTCGGCCGCGAACTGCCGGCGGCGCTGCTGACCGGCGACGGCAGCGACGCGCTCAAGCACGCCGCGCGCGACCGCGGCTGCCGGGTGCTGACCAAGCCGATCAAACCGGCTTCGTTGCGCGCGTTCCTGGCGGCGCAGCGACCGGCGGCGTGA
- a CDS encoding PH domain-containing protein — protein sequence MPLLFGFGALTCAATVVLVATAVYQHAWTAVTVLTLLFGGSGMALMLMAAPLEGDEDGLTVRRLHRHTRIAWSDIVAAQGDADRLLLRTRGSRESLLSYSYWRGEDRNGLYLLIREKFAAHGTEVAPRLRAFLRMDEDFLQPLPRDDDAT from the coding sequence ATGCCGCTGCTGTTCGGCTTCGGCGCTCTGACTTGCGCAGCGACCGTGGTCTTGGTCGCGACCGCCGTCTATCAACACGCGTGGACCGCCGTGACGGTCCTGACCCTGCTGTTCGGCGGCTCCGGCATGGCGCTGATGCTGATGGCCGCGCCGCTGGAAGGCGACGAGGACGGACTCACCGTTCGGCGTCTGCATCGGCACACACGCATCGCCTGGAGCGACATCGTCGCCGCGCAGGGCGATGCCGACCGGTTGCTGCTGCGCACGCGCGGATCGCGCGAATCGCTGCTGTCGTATTCGTATTGGCGCGGCGAGGACCGCAACGGGTTGTATCTGCTGATCCGCGAGAAATTCGCCGCCCACGGCACCGAGGTCGCGCCGCGCCTGCGCGCCTTCCTGCGCATGGACGAGGATTTCCTCCAGCCCCTGCCCCGGGACGACGACGCGACCTGA
- a CDS encoding DUF2167 domain-containing protein produces the protein MRKRLLCVLTALALATAAATAAAQDPADALAKLAWQIGPTQGAIAGKATVKVPDGYVFLGAAETRKLNELLHNPPSGDDEFTLAPKDLHWFSFFHYSDIGYVKDNEKLDPDAILASVREGTEQSNEERRRRGWETMHVEGWSFKPQYDKTLNNLEWAILASAEGSSEKIVNYNTRLLGRHGVTEVVLVSDQSGLTQAVGEFKQLVPGYAFNDGEKYTEFRPGDHVAEIGLAALITGGAAAVASKKGVFAAIGLFLVKAWKLVLVGLAAVGGAIGKLFGRKKDSSGQ, from the coding sequence ATGCGCAAGCGCCTGCTTTGCGTCCTGACCGCGCTCGCGCTGGCCACCGCCGCCGCGACCGCCGCCGCCCAAGATCCGGCCGACGCGCTGGCCAAACTCGCCTGGCAGATCGGCCCGACCCAGGGCGCCATCGCCGGCAAGGCGACGGTCAAGGTGCCCGACGGCTATGTCTTCCTCGGCGCGGCCGAGACCCGCAAGCTCAACGAGCTGCTGCACAACCCGCCGTCCGGCGACGACGAGTTCACCCTCGCGCCGAAGGACCTGCACTGGTTCTCGTTCTTCCACTACAGCGACATCGGCTATGTGAAGGACAACGAGAAGCTCGACCCCGACGCGATCCTCGCTTCGGTGCGCGAAGGCACCGAGCAGTCCAACGAGGAGCGCCGTCGCCGCGGCTGGGAAACCATGCACGTCGAGGGTTGGAGCTTCAAGCCGCAGTACGACAAGACCCTCAACAATCTGGAATGGGCGATCCTGGCCTCGGCCGAGGGCAGCAGCGAGAAGATCGTCAACTACAACACCCGCCTGCTCGGCCGTCATGGCGTGACCGAAGTGGTGCTGGTGTCGGATCAGTCCGGGCTTACCCAGGCGGTCGGCGAGTTCAAGCAACTGGTGCCGGGTTACGCGTTCAACGACGGCGAGAAGTACACCGAGTTCCGTCCGGGCGACCACGTCGCCGAGATCGGCCTGGCCGCGCTGATCACCGGCGGCGCCGCCGCGGTGGCGAGCAAGAAGGGCGTGTTCGCGGCGATCGGCCTGTTCCTGGTCAAGGCCTGGAAGCTGGTGCTGGTCGGCCTGGCGGCGGTCGGCGGCGCGATCGGCAAGCTGTTCGGACGCAAGAAGGATTCGTCCGGGCAATGA